tgagcgtgagggcgagttaaaaaatgatttggggtcaaaatttcactctgactctcactctagcggagcggccttcacactctgatttttccaaaaatcaaaaactttgggtcgcttagaaagaagttgtggacaaaccataatacatattgacgtgctgtcttcactttaaaagagatcacggacgtatctacaaaatgaagtttgaatggcgtttctacatgttatggacacagaaaatcctcaaaaatagggtattttcaggatttactggttgcctcgtccccttgacgacgagacttgcacctggtgagctcgttagtgattttggggtcgttttttgctttttacgtcgccatggtaactccaaatcccaccaaaaataatagcacacctcccgggatcgagccgcacgttttgataccacttttgtgggtgggctcgcagcggtacgagccgcattccggtagGCGGatgaataagttaagaataaagaaacattctattgggtgtagaacaataggtgcctgccatgcaatgcatggaggcagtgactgacttgcttcgcaagtcagtcactgctctccttatgcattgctatgggcaggccccaataaaaaaagaaactaattaCCTGTTTTTAGGTAATCTAAGTTTGCAGCATTCATAccatcataaacacaaaaactttaaaacattcccAATATTTTGGTTACTTTAACAGTGAgatatcactaaactgcacacagtgaccacattttatccatccatcctttctcTGTtcaccctaatggggtcgggagggttgctggttcctctccagctacgttctgggtgagaggcggggtcaccctggacaggacacacaaccattcacacacaaactcacacactcacacctagggagaatttagagagaccagttaacctgacagtcatgttgttggactgtgggaggaagccggagaacccggagagaacccaccatgcacagggagaacatgcaaactccatgcagaaagaccccgggccgggaatcgaacccaggaccttcttgctgcaaggcaacagctccactgtgcagcccgaccacatttaatcatatttttaaatttactgatatttattgaccTTTTTGTGGATCaaacaatggaggaaaaaagcaaaaatattgccAGTCATGCTGTTAGTTTGACTGGGAAACTCACTGCACACCTGATAGAATCTGGCTGTAAAGCCGACTCATCGCAGGCGACCGTCTGCTGTTGCTCTGCTATTTAAGCAATAAACTGAACTTAACGCTCTGATCAATAACTACAAtcatttggaatatttttaggatttaaatgacttttttaaTGCTCTGAGATGATTTTTCCATCTTCCTTCCTTCAGATGAACCAACCTGCAGGGCTTGTTGAACAGCTGAATCTGTTCATGTAAAGTTTCAGTAGATTTCAAATCTCCATGATTGTGACGGTAAATCATCCAATCCCAATCGATCAGCTTTCAGATGCCACTCTTCGCTGCCGCTCTCTAACACGTTTTCCTTTCTCCTCACCGTTTGTGGTGAAGAGAAACATTGATTCTGGTTCAGCCTGGCCGCCAGTGAATTAAACAAACGGACCTCAGTTCTGTCATCATGACCTCTGAGGGAAAACGTTGTGATTTAATTGATTCACAATGTTTCATCAACCAtcagaatatttaaattatgttggattttttcctaaataaaaaaatacttcacttCTGCCTGGACTTAAAGattttaatggattttctgTACcgcctgtttctgtttcagccaaacaaaacaaaaccaacccGAGTCGTTCTTACCTTCAGCTGGATGAGAACGCTCCTCATTTGGTCAAGGTGGCGGCCATCTGCAGCAGGTCTGAGCTCTGTACACCGAGCTGCAGCTCCAGTACGCAGCAGTGGAGAGGCAGATCTGCTGCAAGGAGTTTTGTATACAGCTGAGTTCTTCCACACCCTTAGCCAAGGACATTAATTCTTCACCTTGTTTGGGAAACAGTCAAAGTTCCTGCTGACCTCATGTAGGAAGTTAGTATAAGCTGCAGAGTGCAAAATGTGCTGGACACGTTCAGAAACAGAAGTGTTTCCTCCTGCATCTGTCAAAGTTTTGCAaccattaaatatgttttagtgaCCAAAGATAATCTGAACATAAACTAGAATCAGTTTTCCAAACTGCTGGCCCAACCTGAAACACGGCTGTTCCACCTCAGCTTTGGGTTTGGTGagattcttcttctgtgttttcatttctgtttattagAACAACACATTTCAATAACAAAGCACTTCAAAAcgttttacatgtaaaaacatttaaaaaaaaaacaatgaaaccaatgaaacaagctgaaaatatttcatttcgTCAAACGTCATAATCACAATCCATCAaccaaataaatcaatcaaCATTCCTGTTGTTAATAATCTAAAGCAGCTATAGCcagctgggtttttagtctggatttaaaggaactcagtgtttcagctgttttacagttttctggaagtttgttctgcattcagaaccagaaccaggagacctgagagatctgaaggttgatccagcagcagcagatctttaatctgttcagtgatttataaactaccgTAAGTAGTTTAAAGTCTCTTCTCTCAGTGAAGGACtgtagaactgggtggtgtagaaccaggtggtgtCTCATTCCTcctggttctagtcagaactccagcagcagcgttctggaccgttgggttgtcaatcagacctgtgaagacgctgcagGAACCAAAGCCactaaagagaaactaaagcctggatgagtttctctgatctgaGACTTTagtcctctggttctggaaacgTTCTGCAGCTGGGAGAAGGTCCACTCTGGAACCCAAGggtcaggtcagaggtcagaggtcagcctgatctctagtttccaACTCAGATCTGAGCCTCCAgaaacacataaagacagttacaaagtggTTTCATTGCCTCAGTAACAGGCgttactggtttttcagaaGCAGAGCAAACACTGCGAAGTTTTCCTGGTGGAAACTTGACAGGAGAAAATTACGTCTCACGTTTCCCCCTGGCCTGTTGAAGAGAACCGATTAATATTTACAGGTTTCCTGTTAGGAGGAAGCAACCAGTTTCCCTGTGTGAGTCATCCaccaggtttttatttaatgtcctGTCAACGTCTGAATAATTTACTGTAACTTCATTTCATCTGAATCTAATTCCATGgaatttgactttaattttcCTACAGATGATAAACTCCAGAAGAGTTCACCACTTCACCATTTCATACCTGGATACCTGCTACTTCCATTTCTGAGCCGGAAACCATTACAGTATGTAGTCATGTTCAGAACCAGGtgacctgacctttgaccttgagtacactgaagtttgttgtCCACATGGAaaatttgtttctgtcaaaACTTCAACTTCCTGGTTGATGTTGCTTCTTTTTCCACATAATGTTTTCTTGTGATGCTGCCAGAGTGCATCACTCCCTCCTGCAGTaaaatccccacagcatgatgatgcCACTCCCATACTGAagagctgctgttttcctgcttctttAAAACATAGCAGTCACTATGGCTGAAGGCTGTTTTAGGTTCATCACAGTGCAGGAATCCTTTGTTAGCAAACGTTTAGCCTGTTTCAGCGGAGGAGTGAGTCACTGTGGAAACATCAGATCCagccaacaacaacaagaagaggaagaagaagaagaagaagaagacagggtCGTCTTTGTTCAGGAGGAATCTGGTGTGTTGCCTTTGATTGGAGTTTCACAGTTTCACATCTGTTCAGTCAGGATACTTTGAGTTTTCTTCACTCCTGTAGAAATGCTCCTACTTTCACTTTTGAAACTTCCTGAgttctgttgctgttttgatcCAATCTGATGTTTAAATGATCACAATCAGTTTTTTATGACCACTTTTCCACCTAATACCTGATGGTTCCCCGTTTCCCAGTTTTTAATAATCCATTGAACAGTTATCAACCCCATTTTAATACTTTCTGCATGATGCCAAGGACCTGATGACCTGCCAGCTGCAGGTCAGTCCTCCGTCCAATAAGACATTCCTATTAAACTGAAACTCATTTAAACTCAGGCGGCGTTTTCAGCCTGGCAGTGCAGTAGGGGGGTTGAAAGTGTAAATGTGAGATGtatgttttaattcaaatgaaagGACAAAGAAGAATCatcagaaatatgttttgtccTTTTGGACCAGACTTTAGTGTTTATTAAACAATAATCTCATCAACACTTTTCACCTTCTGATTACCCCAAATTAAAGGCTCCGGCTTTTACcttctttatatttataatatattcGCTTCTGTTATAAGCGAATAATCttataaacattaataacaCCAGcataaacatgaacattttcatgttgtttgGATTTTGCTGGAGTTACTTTTATCTGGAGGCAGTTCTCCTGTTTTCCTCACAGCTTGCAGCAGCCGGTTTCAACACACGAGGTCAGCCAAGTTACcaaagcagagctgcaggaaaacacgTCGGATTCTCccaaagcagcagcaaatgAAGAGGTAGAGCTCCCAAACTCATCACTCTGCCATTATTCAGTCATGCAAATTGGCACAAGTAAAAATATCCCTGACATTTTCAGAGATGTCATTTCTCTTGTCAGGtttcagatgaaaacatgaacctttgtttctgctctgcgTGTGTATCGTGACAAAACCGTTTGCGTCTGTCATCACCTTCAGACGTGTTCTGTCTTGACTTCACTAACAAGCTGTGTTTTCAGAAAGAACGCCACAGAACcgctttcctgtttttaattgaTTCAAATGATCATAGTAGAGGTAATAAACCCAAAGCTGCAGGCAGAAATCTGACCACacctttctgttttcatcatcacaaaatgtagaaaaacctTCTGCTTTTGTACATATTATAAAATCTTTGTGGCATTTTATTAGTTATAAACGATAAACAGAGGTGAGTAGTTCTGTTTAATTTGCCGTTAAAGGGTCAAACTTCTGCTGATTCCCACAATCACACAGAAAGAATAAGTCGTTTTATAGAGCCGCAGCTGAGCGGCTGCCATTATTCAACATCTGATTCATGTGTGGTTGAAACTCCAGCCAGCCAGAACAACAAGCAAGCCGGGCGTTCACCCCTTCACATCTGACTGAATGACTGAATGAGACGGAGGAAGCAGAAAGTTGTTCTGAGTCAAAACGATCTGAATTCATTAACGTTCAGAAACAgagaattaaaaagtaaaactgaagcTGGGAAAGATCTAAACTTTGAGAACAGAGTTtgtccagcagctgcaggaatgAATTCAGCTCCAATTATTGATCCACACGCAGGAATTGATCAGAAGTCTAAAGGACGTTTCTAAAAGCTGTTAGCTGGAGGAGCtgactaaaacattttagttatgTTCCAAAGAAAGTTCAGGCTGTTTCATCAGGATTTGATCTCAGACTGGAAGCTGTGAGAAGCTGAGAAGGAAAATTCATTTCATgactaaaaatctgaaaagtgtggtgtgtgttttctttagcAGCTCGCACTCAATCAGATCCCATAACGGTCGTCTGTGTACACGCATTTTAAGGTCTTTCCACAGACTCTCAGTTGGATATAGACCtagactttaactaggccgtGAATCATCTTTGGTCTAacacaggggtgggcaatcctggtcctgaaGGGCCGGCGTCCTGCAGCTCCAAGATGTCTCCCCGGTCCAACACATTTGAATCAAACAGCTGAACCACCTGTCAGTGCAGTCAGggtctccagagtcctgctgacAACCTCGTTATGCGACTCACACCTCGTTAtgtgactcaggtgtgttgaagtggagAACCAGGAgacctggagttgcccaccacTGGTCTAAACCATCCCATAATATCTCTGGCTGTGTTTTCAGGCTGGTCGTCCTGCTGGAGGCTGAACCTCCTCCAGGCTCAGGTCGTCTGCAGGATTGATTTATCTTTAATTCCTcagttcatcatcatcatgttaCAATCTGACCTGTGTTATTGCGccacatccccccccccccttccttccttctctctctacttcctcactctctacttcctcttctgagaggggagatgtggtaccagctctccatctaacgggttaatcgagtttcctaaatctgctgagatttaccctgtccagaactgaagtaaactctgtttaagctggcatcggcgattcgcctggtttctgacgacctccatccaggtgtcccaccttcttcccctgtgaattagccagactgagcagcctgcagccaactagtttcacagagcacacctgttaacgtcgttctcttttattacaatttgctcttgttactgaaccaggtaggttttagtgactcgggcgagtcccaaggatgatgttttaaatttgggctatcaggaaccaataaacattttccacctcttcctctccagaatcgaacatcatagctattttacaaccatcaaagaactttaaggtgactcattaattgaatgtccacaacatcttttagattttctttatgctaaatattttattagtaaggcaattttgcaagggtcagtacagcttaattcagtagcagaaataatcaaataagaaaaatcaatcatctagtctatctttccctaatgctgacactgagaactaaaagggaacctttgagagagacggacgGAGTTTGGCTTTtgaaccccagacctggcctgatgatgaaggaggtgttgcagcaggaggaggatgttggttgatgaaggcagggatctctgtaggtctgatgagctttcttctcctcatgggtggtgaggtcacacaggacttgggtgctggcagaaaggaaggcatcagttcttcttctttgtctttgttctttgtctttgtctttgtctttgcctttaccttggtcttcatcttcgtctttggggtctgaacccagctgatgagagaagtgcaatttgaagccacatgttgcggggcagacgggttggtccccatgatcaggacagtcttcggctctgtggccccggctcttcttcagctgcagagttctttgtccatctcgatcttgactcgaagctgcctggaggatccaaccaaagtttcctcttttgcacccaccttttatagggttcatccacccttttggttcatttgcattggctagcactgttgctgtgcttatttcattggctacctgcttggacagatgatctcatctccatcactgtcttagagacattgtgtcctgatgtctgtgctaatgtctcaggttgcttaacaacctgtttccaaataaggcattgaccatctctgctctcctgtttccaaataaggtgttgaccatctctgctctcctgttagttcctctttctcccttaacctttcacctacaatctacctccaacacatcagtgatctttaattgcagttacacctttgacaccatttcaagttcagagtaaaaatcacatttataacatttcaagttcagagtaaaaaccacatttataacttcttttacttctctgatttatcattcttttataatgttatgataaccataatttatcagttactcttattataatcttaatgtgagttattacaaatgttttctgtaaagaaaccaagaataatccatgattcttattatttgatatcaaagttacagttacttgttttacttgtaagagttcccactaatgtaagtgtaagtgtaagtattattacaagtaaaccaatattaatataagtattttactttgaatcttatccaattactcacaatctttagatttctttttttaaaactttcatgctaagtaatagtctgaactatttttataaatctgcaggctggaaacttacttcctctttttccaggaaactgcttttcctgtttcatgactctctctgtcttgactatgatttcttatgattaaatagaaaaaagtagaattaaagcaaagtttgcaggagacagaaacaacacacacaaccaaattgattttattgacatttaagtctaatgttgggtctagattttacttgagtaattaatttgaaagataactttatttatttttactgttaaactaaaatctccagcatggggaagtgggatgatctcggattttcttgacacctGATACGATGTAACCCCACCGAGTCACCTGTTCGCCGGGTCACCAGGTCGCCGGGTCGCCGGGTCACCGCCTGTCGCCAGCCGTCTTCCTCTGGTTTCACATTCACAGTGAAGCTTTTAAAGCAGCTGAAGGTTAAATGCCTCTGTTGCTTTAATGCGTCACAGTGTGAAGAGATAAACGCTGAGGGGATAATGGTGGTTTATCtttcaaaacacataaaacacagcTGCTGCTAACGAGggtaaccatagcaacagataaaaaagacaaattgaGCCATATAGAAACTACATACAGAAACAATGTTACTATAATGTTAACAAGAAACTGactaaatattatttctattcttcgataaacataaaatattatataataaacagaaagaagaaaatatcttCCAGGTTTAATCGGTTTTATAGAAAGTTGATCTAAAGCTGGACAGAATTAGAGAACTAAACtcatattatttatgttttcacaacAGAAAACCATCTTGGATGCAAAGATATTAATGTCTCTAGTTACATTACCCATGAGGCTTTGTGAGGTTTGTGTTCAGGCTGAACAGCAGGTGGCAGTAGCATGTAGCATGTACTCTTCTTATTTTTCAGATACAAAAATCAGTCTGTAgatcatagattttttttaaattatctttaaatattGAGTCTGTTCCTGAGGTCTGGAGGTTAAACTGGATGAGTTTCTATTTGttctttctgcagctgaaaaccTGAACTCcttctttattcatttcagcAGCTCGTGCACttttccttcttcctgttttaGTTATTATCTGTTTTTTCTCGAGgtctgctgccttgcagcaagaaggttgtgggtttgaatcccagtttggggtctttctgcatgcagttagcatgttctccctgtgcatgtggtTCTCTCAGGGCGCTTCTCCACACAGCCAGAATATTCATGTTAGGGTAACAGCTCTCTCTGAATCTCattaggagtgtgtgtgtgtgtgtgtgtgtgtgggtgtgtgtgtgtgtgtgcgtgtgtgtgtgtgatatcCTCTCTTCCTGCCCATTCAGGACAGGAACTAAGATTTAATCCAACAGTTTGCCTTTGCTCCAGATGCATCCAGACCACTTTTCTTCTAATGTCTCTAAAAGAGCCATGAAAACTTTAAACTActgtaaaatatattgttttgtaaatgaaaGCTTCATAATTATTTAGTTCTTCTGAGTTCTTAAAAACAGAGAACTTAATGAAATCAGGCAGAGATAAATGTCATTTTGGCTTCCAGAGAGAGAAACCCAGACGATGATCTGCTGGTTTAACGCCTCGCCACTTCAATTTGCTCAGGATTCTACTTTCTTTGTAGCTTCTTCACTTCTGTGCTTCTGCAGGTCGGAAGGAAACTGATTCTGTGTTCCTGCATTTTGCTTCAGGTCCTCTAGAGTTCAGAAAGGTCATCAGATGTGGTTCCACATCGTCCATTTCCAGCTGGCTGGGTTTAAACCAAACCAGAAGTGATgacttcagttttctttccgCTGCATCTTATCGCTACAATCTCTTCTGCTGAGAAATCCAGTGACTCCACTTATGGCTAATAGTAACCTTTTGTACCTGATAGTTTACAAAAGGAACATTTGTATTTCTGGAGTTTCCTTCATCTCTCACAAATATTCACTGACGGTAAAAACTGTCAGTGGGActcagtaaacattttaaatcagctgtgtaattaattatcatttttaatcttCAGGTTCTTCAATCAGCAGATTAGAGTAAAGTTTATCTTTCCAGAGTTTCAGAAATGTGGACTGTAGTcactgacattagcattagcattgagatgctattttaggcttgaatagctttgCTGACAGACAAACTgtttttagcacaacttgaacacagcAGCAGTCTTTGAGCGTCTGATCAGATCTCTTCTGAAACCATCTGACCAGCTGCTGATGTTCAGATTTCCACCACAAACTGAGACCTTTTTCAAGCAATTTGAACAAGTGGACTCAAATTCAGGTTCTTGTGTGCAGGTGTTGATTACATCACAAGAGGCAGAAGAATACTAGGAGACGTTGGAAAATATCCATGTGGATGAGTAATTTTTGAGAGATTCTGAatgattttagttttctatGTTCATCTTTCCATGTCTGAGTCAGAGTTTGTCTGGAAAGACTCTCGCTCCGTTATGGATGCTACTGGGATTATTAATCTGATGCAAGCAGCGATGAAGGATGAAGATCATGATGACCGTCAGGAAGCTCCAAACCAGAACAGAATGGGTTTcagaacagattaaaatacaATACTTCTCCAGCCCTTCCTGTAAAGATTATCAGTGTTATTATCTTTATGACTTGTTGACTGAAAATGATCAGCGAAGACGTTTGATGATGACATGATCCAAATCCGCCTTTCCAAATGGTCTGAAATCATTCCCACACATCATGTTTTACTGCATTAGAAGCTGGACTTTAATTATTGTGAATGACGTCAGAATGTAACAtctggatttatttgttttactgttgaGGAGAAGATGAGTTAAACATCTGAATACATCACAGATATCAAATATGAGGATTGGCTCAGCTTGTTGTgactgttctgctgctgctggatggGAGCAAACTCCTTCCAGGTCTGTGTGAAATATGCATCAACAGGCTTTATtgaaacacagacacacccaGTCTGCATTAAGACCCATCGCAGTGGTAGAGGATTCTGGGAAACAGTCTGGGTTGACTGTATGTAGCCTCATCTTCTGAAAACGAACATAAAGAAGCTCATTTCTTCCTTTCCTGATGAGTTTGCTTCATTTTCGAGTCGTTCACTTTGGCCCTTCAGGTGCAACATTCTGAGGACTTTTCAAgaatttatcaaacatttatgtGTTTCAGCTAAATCTGCATTTGGGTTTCAGCCGttggatacattttatttatcctgGAGTTTCCAGATGTTTAATTTACTCTGCCATCCCCGATACTCAGTCATGACATGTTTATAAAAGCTGGACAacattttttctacatattcTTACTGAATCAACTCCAGATGTGTCACAGAGTCTCAGAGCTCAGCTTGTGAAATGTTGGAAGGTTTTCTGGAGTGAAGCTGCTTTTTGTCTCCTCTGCAGACATTTGAGTCACCCGGTGATGAATCAGGATCAAATAATGTTTGAATCAACACTTGAAATCACAAGAATTAATGGGTCTAAAACACGCAGCGTGCGCTAACTGTTTTAGTCTCTATTCTCCCCAGAGCAGACGTGTTTTACTTTTCCATTGAGCCTCATTCCTGTTTCGTCAAATTGTTCACAGCTCTGACAAAACCGACTCCAGCAGTCGTTAACTTTAACGTGTTCTAACTGGAGCGTACGTCATACCTGGTTTTCTGTTGGATCTGCTGTGTTTTGGGCTTTTTGCAGTTCTGACCAGGAAAGCATCCGAGTTAAAACAAACCCATAGAAGGTGTGAACATATAGACAGAAACCATTAAATACGATCCTGATGCAGCAGCGTTAGGAGTAAATATGGCTGCAGATTTAGAGCAGGTCAATAAAACGGAGTTAGTAGAAAACAAACGCTGCCttttctgcagatatttttccatttgaggTTCTTTGCTttcatcactttttattttcacaactaTTTTCATCCCTAGTGCATGTGGTCAGGCCAGTCTTCCTGTTTGCCATACCCTGTCTCCATTATTCTGGCCGGCTGGGTTGCGTCCTCGCCCACAGCCCACAGTGAGTTGACGCTGCGCCGTCAGACGCTGTGTGGATAGAAATGTAAAGCGAGACGGTCGATGTGCGCCGACCACAAACTGGCATGCTTGTGTGTCACAGTTGGAAAATTGCTGTAACTGCAGCGGGTGAGTCAgaggcagcagaaaaacactcGTCCAGTTCCCGTACTTACCTCAGCCTTTTAAAGCCACTATggattttttgcttttagttgtaatacatatttaatttaaggCTTTGTCAATGAGGAAGGCAACTTTATTAAGTTTTCACTTACTACTCTCTAAAACTGAGCATGGAAAGTTTTTATACAGACATTATTTCACAGAAACCGTGCACTTCATCTAAGTTACTAACATATTTGCAGCACATgaacacattttcaattaaaaattactcaacagtaaaaaaaaaaaaaagcttacacTTTATAgtttataataatataacaaaAGATTTTGCTTTGAAATGTAACGATTTCCTGCAAGTAACATTAAAACCATATAGAGTTTATTATCGTATGAACACATATTTACATCTCTGCTGTTCGTCGTTTGGTGGATATTTCAGACTAACGTCTTGAGAGTGGAGGATAAATTGGAGCGAGTGGACTCAGACGTCATCGTTCTCTTGATGCTCCACTGGTTCACGAGTTCCTGAACTTTCTTCCTGAAGTTCTTCCCGACGATGACGTACAGCACTGGGTTCAGGACGCTGTTGAAGAAGCCCAGGTAGGTGAAGATCTGGTTGCAGATGTCCAGCGCGGACGACAGCTGGCAGCCTCCCAGGACTTTGACCCGCTCCAGGATGTTCAGGATGGTGACGAGGTGGAACGGCACCCAGCAGAGGAGGAAGGCCAGCAGGACCACCAGAACCAAGATGGTGGccttctgctctgtcttctcagcGTTGAACCTTTCTATCGACTGCTTCTTCAGCGCCCGGATGATCCTCAACGTGCAGAACAAGATGATGGAAATCGGAATGATGAAGCTGAGAACCAGCAGCATCCAGTCGTAGAGAATCTCTACGGTCATGTTGGGGTATTCCAGGTAGCAGGCGTAAACTCCATACTCAGGAAAATGTCTCACCTCCCTGAAGATGAATGTGGGAATGCTGAGCAACAAGCCGAAGCCCCACGTTAGCAGACAGCCTAGCTTAGCATACTTTGGCCTGCGCATTCTTCCATGTGACAAAGTGTGCACCAGCGCCACATACCGGTCTATgccaaccagaaccaggaagtagATGCTGCAGTAGACGTTTATCTTGATGCCCACATTGACGACTTTGCACATGAACTGTCCGAAAGGCCAGTTGAACTGATTGTAAATGTTGACGGCCCAGAAGGGCAGACAGGACACCAGAACCAGGTCGGCAGCAGCCAGGTTGCTCAGGTAGATCTCAGCCACGGTGCAGGGCTTCTTGTGGAGGATGAAGACCATCAGGACGAAGAGGTTGAAGAAGATTCCCAGAATGCTGATGGTCAGAATGTAGACCGGCGCTCCGCTGGCCAGCCAGTCCCAGGCCTCCGGGTTGGGACAGTCCGTAACGTTGCC
This is a stretch of genomic DNA from Gambusia affinis linkage group LG16, SWU_Gaff_1.0, whole genome shotgun sequence. It encodes these proteins:
- the bdkrb2 gene encoding B2 bradykinin receptor, which encodes MTLPATSFPDLNATALYGDHDSGNVTDCPNPEAWDWLASGAPVYILTISILGIFFNLFVLMVFILHKKPCTVAEIYLSNLAAADLVLVSCLPFWAVNIYNQFNWPFGQFMCKVVNVGIKINVYCSIYFLVLVGIDRYVALVHTLSHGRMRRPKYAKLGCLLTWGFGLLLSIPTFIFREVRHFPEYGVYACYLEYPNMTVEILYDWMLLVLSFIIPISIILFCTLRIIRALKKQSIERFNAEKTEQKATILVLVVLLAFLLCWVPFHLVTILNILERVKVLGGCQLSSALDICNQIFTYLGFFNSVLNPVLYVIVGKNFRKKVQELVNQWSIKRTMTSESTRSNLSSTLKTLV